In the genome of Fibrobacter sp. UWB11, the window TAGCAAGATTCTTTACATGTCGAGCAACTTAAACGGCGAAGCCGAAGTCGTCGAAGTCATCTTGAAGCCGCGTCCGCGTATCAAGCTGAACTTTGAAGTGGACTTTAGCGAAGTCGAAGTCAAGGGCCGTGGAGCCATTGGCAATATCGTTTCGAAGTACCCGATCAAGACAGTCAAGAGACTGCGCAAGGGCGTTTCGACGCTTGGTGCAAGAGTGCTTTACTTCGATGCTCCGAGCGGTATCGTCTCGACGCAGAAGAAGGGCGATTGCCTCGGTGAATTTGGCGAAAACGACAAACTCTTGATTATCAAGCAAGACGGTAGCGCCCGCGTGCACAACATGGCAGACCCGATTCTCGTCGGTTCGAACATCAAGTATCTGCACAAGTACGATCCGGCTCAGGTCTTTACGGTGCTCTACTTCGAAGGCTCGAATTTCAACTACATGGTCAAGCGCTTCAACCTCGAAGGCTGCCCCATGACGACGGAATTCAGCGTTGTTTCCGACCACAAGGACACGAAGCTCATCGAGCTCTTTGCAACAGATGACGCTCGCGAGCTGATGGAATACCAAGTCGGTCGCGAAGTCCAGAAGGAAGAACTCGACTTGACGGAAATTGCGGAAGTCAAGGGCTACAAGGCTCTCGGCAGCAAGTTTACCGCCAAGAAGATCAAGCGCGTGAGCCGCATTTCGCCGGCAGACCCGTTTAGCGACGGAAGCGGTGAAAGCGAAGGTTCTAGCGAAGATCCGAGCTTGTTCTAAGTTCTAGGATTGCCGCGCCCCCTACGGGTGCTCGCAATGACGAAATTAATAAGTTATGCCCCGCAGAAGCGGGGCATTTCTTTTCTTAAAACATGATGGTGACCCCGGAACAGAGTCCGGGGTGACAGCACTATAAAACAGTCTTTTGTTGAATGTCATGCCCGCCGAAGCCTGTGCTGAGCGCAGTCGAAGTAAGCGGGCATCGCCTTTTTTATAAGACGAGAAGGAGATTCCCGATTAAATCGGGAATGACAACGCAACGGGAATGACAATGTGTTAAGCAAGATTCGCGGCATCTCGCCGCGTTTCAGCATTTAAAGAATATCGCGGTTAAGTAATTCGCCGTGGCTGAGTTCGAGACGGCGGAACGGGCTGTTCAGATAAAAGTCCGGATTATGCGTTGCCATGAGGATGGTCGTTCCGCGGGCGTTGATTTCCTTGAAAATGCAGAAGACTTCTTCAGCGTTTTTCGGGTCCAAGTTACCAGTCGGTTCGTCCGCCAAAAGCAAATACGGGTTGTGCACCATCGCACGGGCAATCGCCACGCGCTGCTGTTCACCGCCCGAAAGCGTGTAAGGCATTGCAAAGCGCTTTTGGCTAATGCCCACAAGTGCAAGAGCGTCAAAAACAGCTGCGTTAATCTTGTTGCTCGGAGTGCCCACAATACGGAGCGCAAGCGCCACATTCTCAAAAACATTGCGGTCCGGCAAAAGTTTAAAGTCCTGGAAAATAATCCCCATCTTGCGGCGGAGCGCCTGGATTCTATCGTCCGGCGTGTTCTTGCTATCGTACAAGACGTTGTCCGAGAACTTGACCATGACCTGGCCGCCGCGCTGTTCGTCCGGACGTTCGTCCATATAAATTAAGCGCAAAAGAGTCGATTTTCCAGCGCCAGAATGCCCCGTCAAAAATACAAACTCGCCCTTGTTTATACGGAAGGTGACGTTGTTCAACGCCTTCCAGTTGGCTTCGTAAGATTTAGTGACGTGGGTAAAATGAATCATATTATTCAGTCATTCTGATTTCAACGAGAACTTCCTTGCGCCACTTCTGGATAAGTTTCTGGAGTTTTTCGTTTTCCAAATGCGTTGCAGCCATAAGTTCGATTTTGCCGTAATCTTCTTCAAGCGTAAGTTCACGAACCTGGCGGGAATCATCGAGACGGAACAAGTGGTAAGCGCCATCGATCATGACCGGTTCAGAAATCTCGCCGACGTTCAAGTTCGCAACCGGATCCACATAAGCAGGTTCCATTTCGTTACGCTGGAACCAGCCGAGCAAGCCACCCTGGAAATTGCTGGACTTGTCTTCACTGAACATCTTAGCAGCCGTTGCAAATTGTTCCTTAGTCTTAATCGTTTTGCGGAGCGAATCAGCACGTGCCACCACAGCCGCCGTATCCTTTGCGGTCGGAATCGTACGCAAGAGAATTTGTGCAGAACGAACACCATCTTCTTTACGGCCAATCACGCGAGCAATGTGCCAACCCAAGTCCGTCTTGACCGGAGTCGATGCATAATGACCATTCTTCAAACGAGAAATAGCCTGTTCAAAAGCAGGGTCCAAAAGACCACGCTTAAAGTAACCGAGGTCGCCACCCTTTGCGGCAGAGCTATCCTGCGAATGGCGTTGAGCCAAAAGTTCAAATTTGATACCGAGGTTCAAGCTATCGATCAACGTTTCGGCCACGCGCTTCACGGAGTCCACAACCATGGAATCCGGCTTAATCGGAAGCTGAATATGGCTCAACAGCACGCAGTTGAACTGACGCGGAAGAGAATCCTTGTAAACCTTGTAGAACTGGTCTACTTCTTTCTTGGTCGGGTGGATGGTTCCCACATGGAGTTGACGCACACGGGAAATTTCCATGTGGTTGCGAATCTGCTTGCCGAGCTGTTCACGATACTGGATCATCGAAAGGCCAAGCTGGGCACGTACAGCTTTTTCAAGCGTAGCCATATCTATCTTCTGGCTTGCAGCAATGGATTGAAGATGAGCAGTCACGCGCTGGTCCACTTCGGATTCTGTAATCACGATAGAGTCGCGATCAATGCGGCTGAGCAAAACTTTTTCTTCGATCAGGCGGTTCAGCACAGCATCTTTCTGTTGCTGTTCCGTCATATTTGAAGCCTCAGGAGTATCCTGGAACCTGTAAAGGTCGTTCATGAACTCCGAACGCATAATCGGCTTGCCATCGACAACAGCAGCAATACCTTCCATCAGCACAGGAGCGGCAAAGCTTACGGTACAAAGAGCAAAAACTAAAGAGGCAATTCGATTACTGATCATTATTTTTCCTTTTCACTAAGTACATTCATCTTCGTAATTATGGGAATACCCGTTTTCCATTCATCCTTGAGGCGTTTCAAGACAACATTCTGGTGTTCCATCCAAGCCTGCATGGATACATCTTCGATCACTTCGTCAAGCGGACGCGCATCGGCAGAATCAAGACGGTTGGTTATCACAGCAATCTTTGCTGCACCATCACAAACCTTCATCGGCGTAATACGCCCCACAACAGCCCTGTGAATAGACGGA includes:
- a CDS encoding peptidylprolyl isomerase produces the protein MISNRIASLVFALCTVSFAAPVLMEGIAAVVDGKPIMRSEFMNDLYRFQDTPEASNMTEQQQKDAVLNRLIEEKVLLSRIDRDSIVITESEVDQRVTAHLQSIAASQKIDMATLEKAVRAQLGLSMIQYREQLGKQIRNHMEISRVRQLHVGTIHPTKKEVDQFYKVYKDSLPRQFNCVLLSHIQLPIKPDSMVVDSVKRVAETLIDSLNLGIKFELLAQRHSQDSSAAKGGDLGYFKRGLLDPAFEQAISRLKNGHYASTPVKTDLGWHIARVIGRKEDGVRSAQILLRTIPTAKDTAAVVARADSLRKTIKTKEQFATAAKMFSEDKSSNFQGGLLGWFQRNEMEPAYVDPVANLNVGEISEPVMIDGAYHLFRLDDSRQVRELTLEEDYGKIELMAATHLENEKLQKLIQKWRKEVLVEIRMTE
- the ftsE gene encoding cell division ATP-binding protein FtsE — encoded protein: MIHFTHVTKSYEANWKALNNVTFRINKGEFVFLTGHSGAGKSTLLRLIYMDERPDEQRGGQVMVKFSDNVLYDSKNTPDDRIQALRRKMGIIFQDFKLLPDRNVFENVALALRIVGTPSNKINAAVFDALALVGISQKRFAMPYTLSGGEQQRVAIARAMVHNPYLLLADEPTGNLDPKNAEEVFCIFKEINARGTTILMATHNPDFYLNSPFRRLELSHGELLNRDIL